The genomic window AGTTGTAGAACAAGACGCTAAAGAAGACACAAACAAAGTTGAAAAATCTCCAGTAATTGATACTAAGTCCATTGAATTAGCATCAGAAAATAATGAAGCAGAAAGCAGTTCTGAAAAAGAAGACAACAAAAACAAGCCAGAAATCATTAACTATAAATCGGTTACTAAGAGTGATAAAAACACACAGTTAGCAGTTGACCAAAGAGTAGATGAAATCAATACTAAAGACATTAGTAATACTAAAAACGAACAGAAAGCAATCATTGAAAAAGCTACTATAGATAAGGCTGTGGTTGAACAAGCTATAAAAGATTTAAATACAGAAAAGACAACAGTTACAGACAGAGAAGTTGACTCGCTTTTAAAAGTAGCAAACAAAGAACTTTTTAAAGACAAATTACAAAAAGAAGCAAGTAGAACTGTAGACGCAAAGTCCTTATTAGAAGATGTAGAAGACGAAATGGGACAATCCTTTAGGACCAAAGTTTACGAAGTGCTTAAAGATGGATACCAAACTGTGAAAACAGCAGTAGCTCAGCGCAATGACTAAGTATCTTGAGGAAAAATTAGAATCAAATTAAACAATTATAAATCATCAAAAAACGAACAGTTATGAACACAATTACACGATTAGTAGTATATGCCATTATATCGGTAACCTTTGCTACAACTCACGCACAAGAAAAAGCAGTAGACAGCTTAAAAAAGACTTCAGTAGACTACAAAATTGAGGCTCTTGAAACTCTTAAAACTAAGATTGAAAAAGAAGAAAGAGAATTCTTAAAGCAAGAAATAGAATCTATTAATGAGCGCTTAGATGCCAAACAAATTACTGCAGCAGAAGCCGAAGAATTAAAGAAAGAAGCCGCAGAAAAGAGAGCTGCAAATATTGAAAATAGATTAGCAATTGTAGATAACAAAATTGAACTCTTAAAAAGAAATGATTCGGTGTACTCTGTAGATGATGATGAGTCTTTTATTTTTAGAATTGGAGGTGACAATGATGACTTTGGGGACGAATTCATTTACTTTGGAAAGAAAAATAGAGTACATAAACCGCGTAAATACGACAGACGTACTACAAGCGATATAGTGTTTGCAATTGGGTTCAACAATGCCATAATAGAAGGTCAAGATTTCAACGATTCTCCATATAAGTTAGGTGGTTCTGGTTTTATAGAGTTGGGTTATGCCTGGAAAACAAGAATTTTTGACAATACAAATTTCTGGAGATTAAAGTACGGTTTCTCATTTCAGTGGAATAAGTTTGATATTAAAGACAACCAATACTTTGTTAATACAGATGGTGATGTAACGTTACAAGAATTTCCGGTAGAGTTAAACAAAGCAAAGTTTAGAACCACAAACTTGGTGTTTCCTGTACATCTAGAATTTGGACCATCTAAAAAGATTGAAAAAGAAGATTATTTTAGGTACTCTACACGAAATAAATTTAAAATAGGTCTAGGAGGTTACGCAGGTCTTAACATTGGTAGCATGCAAAAGCTAAAATATAAAGAAGACGGTAACCGTATAAAAGATAAACAACGTGGTGGTTTTGAAGTTAATGAGTTTGTGTATGGATTAAGTGGTTATTTGGCTTGGGGAGATACAGCCCTTTATGTAAAGTATGATCTTAATCCACTTTTTAAAGATCAAACATTTGACCAAAATAACATATCAGTAGGTTTAAGATTTGATATGGATTAAAAACAATTTTTCATCAATCAATTTTTGAGTTTTTAAAAGCCCTAATCTAGAAATGGATTAGGGTTTTTTCTTATTGTTTTTTAATTTAACTTTTACAAGAATTTCAGCCGTAATAAGCTATACATGTTATTACCTAAAGTATTTTACTGTTCAAATAGATTTGGTATTGATATTAAATTCATTTTTATTTTTTCTTTAATTAGGTCAAATTTCAAAGTGACTAATTCAGCGTCATTATATTTTCCAAAATCTTTAAGTTCTTTTGTGAAAATTGATATAGCACGTGTTGTAGATTTATTAGTATTAAATTCGCTAGGTTCTAATAAAACCTCTGTTGTAGCCAACACGACACAATGGAAAAATAATTTGTCCCAAAAATCTGCTTTATTTTCTTTTAAGGTCAAGTACAAATTCTCTAATTCTATTTCCGTATTTAAGGAGAAGTAATTTATAATCGATGTAGTAATTAAGTCCGATTTTTTCCTTATGTTTTTAATTTTAATTCTATTTATAAAATTGTTATTCAAAAGGCTATAATTGTTTTGATACGAACTTATATTTCTGTAGCAAAACTCCATAAGCTTTTCGCCTGATATGTTATTCCAAATCATATTTATTATATCAATTTTAAGGTTCACAAGGAGTCCTTTTATATTTTAGGTAACTTGTTACACATCAATAAATATAATCATTATCCTGTCTCATTCTCGGGATAAGAGAAGTTTTTGCTTCGCTTCATCAAAATCTATCAAATAACTTTTCAACACAAATTTCTAAAACAAATAGATTATCTTAATTTTACACACTTGTCATTCCTGCGTGTCACACATAGCTGTCAGGCTGAGCCTGTCGAAGCCTTGTCGAAGTGTTTTTTTGCAGTATGGCATTTATAAATTTAAAAAATTAAAGAGATTCTTGCTGAAGTTTATCTTGAGCAGTGTCGAAAGACAGGAAGTTGTATGATTTCACAAAACACCATATCACAAGTTTTTGAAACTGCTCGCGTAGAGGAGGTCATTGGCGATTTTGTGCAGCTAAAAAAAGCTGGTAGCAACTTTAAAGGGCTCAGTCCGTTTAGTGAAGAGCGTACGCCAAGTTTTATGGTATCTCCTGTAAAGCAAATCTGGAAAGATTTTTCAACAGGCAAGGGTGGGAATGCCATTACCTTTTTAATGGAGCATGAGCATTTTACCTATCCAGAGGCTATACGTTACTTAGCTAAAAAGTACAATATAGAGATTGAGGAAACTGAGCGTACAGACGAGGAAAAGGAACAAGCCAATGCCAAAGAAAGTTTGTATTTGGTAAGTGAGTATGCTAATGAGTATTTTCAAAAAGTATTACAAAAAACAGACCAAGGGCAAGCCATTGGTAAAAGTTATTTTAAAGAACGTGGTTTTACCGAAGATACCATTAAAAAGTTTCAACTTGGTTACTCGCTAGATGAGTGGCAAGCCTTTACGAACGATGCTTTGGGTAAAGGTTACAAACTAGAGTTCTTAGAAAAAACAGGACTCACCATTGTTAAGGACGAAAGACGTTTCGATAGGTTTAAAGGTCGCGTTATGTTCCCTATTCATAGTATGAGTGGGAGAGTGCTTGGTTTTGGTGGCAGGATTTTAACCAACGATAAAAAAGCAGCAAAGTATCTCAATTCACCAGAGAGCGATATTTATCATAAAAGTAAGGTGCTTTATGGTTTGTTTTTTGCTAAGAAAACCATAGCAAAAGAAGACAATTGCTTTTTGGTAGAAGGCTATACAGATGTTATTCAGTTTTACCAAACTGGTGTAAAAAATGTAGTGTCTTCTTCTGGTACAGCATTAACCTCTGAGCAAATTCGACTCATTAATAGGCTTACTAATAATATTACAGTGCTTTTTGATGGTGATGCGGCAGGTATAAGAGCCTCTATTCGCGGTATAGATTTAATTTTGGAACAAGGTATGAATGTGAAGGTCTGCACCTTTCCAGATGGAGAAGATCCAGACAGTTTTGCAAAGTCTAATACCTTAGAAGAGCTTACCGAATATCTCAATGAAAATGCTAAGGATTTTATTCAGTTTAAAGCATCACTTTTAGTTAAAGAAGCGAACAACGATCCTATTAAAAAAGCGGAAACCATAAGAGATATTGTTAATAGCATTGCTAAAATTCCTGATGCTATTAAGCGCGAAATTTATATTAGAGAATGTGCCTCTATCATGGATATTAGCGAAAATGTATTGTTTAGTACATTGGCGCAAATCAATAAGAAAGAGTTTCAAGAGGCAAATAAGCAACACAAACAAGAACAGAGAGCTTTTGATGTTGTAAAGAGTGAACAGCAAAAGAAACCAAAGATTGATGTTCAGTATGAATTAGAACGAAAGATTATTGAAATCTTAATGCTTTATGGAGATAGAACCGAGCAGTTTGAAGACCTAATCTTAAAGGAAGATGAGGTGTCTGGCGATTTAATTTTAGAGCCAGCTATCCATGAGGCACGTGTGTTTGAAAAAATATATTTAGACCTTCAAGAAGACGAAATGATGTTTTCTAATGAAAAGTTTAAAGCGTTGTATTATTCTATCATCGATAGATTAAACCAAGATGAAAATTTTTCAACCAAAAATTTTATCAATCAATTAGACCAAGAATCTGCTACCGAAGTTACTAGTATTTTAATGGAGGATGAAAAATACAACCTACACGATTGGCAACGAAATCATATTATACCAAAAGAAAAGGAACATTCGATTTCCCAGTTGGTAAGCCAAACAATCTTGAGTTTGCGCTGTTATCTTATAGACCAAAAAGTAGCGGAATATAAAAACGAAACCTTAAGAGAAAACGTAGATACGCGTTCGGTAATGGAAGACGTAAAAGATTATCTAGGTCTTAAAATGCTTTTGTCTCGTAAACTTGGTAAAGTTATTGGCGGCTAATTATGTTAAGTTATGATGCTTTGCCTGATGAATTAAATCTACAATATTATTCACATTAAGCTTTTTAAAAAGTCTGGCTTTGTAAGTGCTTACTGTTTTTTCATTAATATCAAGCTCTTCCGCAATTTCCTTGTTTTTACGACCTATTGATAAAAGTTTTAAAACCTCAACCTCTCTAGTAGATAGCTTTTTAAACATTCTGCTTTTACTCTTACGAGTATCTTCGTAACGTAAATGTTTATCCATTTTTTCACTCAGAGACACTTCACCACCATGTATTTTTCTAACAGCAGCTTCTATGGCTTCTACATCGGCAGTTTTGTTTAAGTAACCAGAGGCTCCGGCTTTGAGCGTACTAATGGCATAGATTTCTTCAGGTTGATGGCTAAACATCAATACATTAACCGATTTATTTTCTTTTTTAATAGCTCTAAGAGCTGTAATGCCATTAAGTTCAGGCAAGTCAATTTCAGATATAATAACATCAACTTCATGACGTCTTACAAATTCAAAAATTTCTATACCGCTACTTAGTTTACCTACAACTTTTAAATCGGGTTTACTGTTTAAGAACAATTCTAAGCCTGTTCTTACGATAGGGTGATTGTCAACAATCAAAATACGTATCATGACAATTGATTTTGGTTTGGTTAGGGTTAATCAGTTGTTATAACAATAATACTAAGTCAAGATTCTCGTGGAGATTTGCTTAGTAAAGGTAATCAAAAAATAAGCAGAATAAGCAATTTATTCGATAAAGTGTAAAAATTATCTTAAATTTTTAGGGATTTCACAAATAGGGATTGGTATCATTTTATGCTGATTTCTAGTGTTGTAACTTGTAAAAATGTTAAAAACTTCCCTTTGTCTTCCTGTAAAGTCGTCAGCGGTTTTTCCTTCGTCTTTCATCTTCATAGCCCATTCTAATTCTGGATAAGTAGCACCAATTTGGTCTTCATCTGTTCTGTCGTCTCCCCAAAGACCATCTGTGGGAGCTGCATCGATGATTTCTTGATTAACGTCTAAATAACGTGCTATTTCATAAACTTCACTCTTTAGCAAATCTGCTATAGGGC from Winogradskyella sp. MH6 includes these protein-coding regions:
- a CDS encoding response regulator gives rise to the protein MIRILIVDNHPIVRTGLELFLNSKPDLKVVGKLSSGIEIFEFVRRHEVDVIISEIDLPELNGITALRAIKKENKSVNVLMFSHQPEEIYAISTLKAGASGYLNKTADVEAIEAAVRKIHGGEVSLSEKMDKHLRYEDTRKSKSRMFKKLSTREVEVLKLLSIGRKNKEIAEELDINEKTVSTYKARLFKKLNVNNIVDLIHQAKHHNLT
- the dnaG gene encoding DNA primase, with the translated sequence MISQNTISQVFETARVEEVIGDFVQLKKAGSNFKGLSPFSEERTPSFMVSPVKQIWKDFSTGKGGNAITFLMEHEHFTYPEAIRYLAKKYNIEIEETERTDEEKEQANAKESLYLVSEYANEYFQKVLQKTDQGQAIGKSYFKERGFTEDTIKKFQLGYSLDEWQAFTNDALGKGYKLEFLEKTGLTIVKDERRFDRFKGRVMFPIHSMSGRVLGFGGRILTNDKKAAKYLNSPESDIYHKSKVLYGLFFAKKTIAKEDNCFLVEGYTDVIQFYQTGVKNVVSSSGTALTSEQIRLINRLTNNITVLFDGDAAGIRASIRGIDLILEQGMNVKVCTFPDGEDPDSFAKSNTLEELTEYLNENAKDFIQFKASLLVKEANNDPIKKAETIRDIVNSIAKIPDAIKREIYIRECASIMDISENVLFSTLAQINKKEFQEANKQHKQEQRAFDVVKSEQQKKPKIDVQYELERKIIEILMLYGDRTEQFEDLILKEDEVSGDLILEPAIHEARVFEKIYLDLQEDEMMFSNEKFKALYYSIIDRLNQDENFSTKNFINQLDQESATEVTSILMEDEKYNLHDWQRNHIIPKEKEHSISQLVSQTILSLRCYLIDQKVAEYKNETLRENVDTRSVMEDVKDYLGLKMLLSRKLGKVIGG